The nucleotide window GCGCTCAGCGTGAAGGAAGCCAGCAAATACATATGAGAAATCAATACGAAATAATAATGGCAGCCCGCCGTTTCGATGGGCTGCCATTGCATTTACCCGGCATGATCCATATGCGGCGTCGATTGTCGGCGCATATCCTTAACGAAGGAGCTGCCGCGCATCGACTTTGCTTTTTTCTTCAGCTCCGCGGCAATGTCGGACACCTCCAGAAAAGTCGAAAACGTTCTGTACTCGTTCGTCACGATCCCAAGCGAGATGGTCATAATCGGATAGACCGTTTTATTGCCCTGCCGGCTGTATGTGACGATAAAGCCGTTCTCCAGATCCGTCGGTTCGTAAAGCGCGCGGATTCTGAAATCAAATTTCTCAATAATGTCCTTGCAGATCATTTCGGCACAAAAGGGGTCAATAATAACAATAAAATCGTCACCGCCGATATGACCAACAAAAGCGCTGCTGTCACAGCCTTTTGCCGCGTCATGTAGGATATCGGCCGTCAGCTTAATGGCGCTGTCACCTTTGGAGAAGCCGTAGACATCGTTATACGCTTTGAAATTATCGAGGTCGGCATAAATCGCGGCAAAAGGGGCGGCTTTCTGAATGCGGCTTTCGAGCTCTCGTTGTATTTCCAGATTACCGGGCAGACCGGTAAGAGGATTTGCATCCCTGTTCCGGTCAATGCGCCGGAGCGTGTTTTTAACACGGCTGACAAGCTCCCTGTTGTCAAACGGTTTAACAATATAATCGTCGGCCCCGAGCTCAAGGCCAATGAGCATATCCTCGTGATTATCCTGACCTGTCAGCATGATAATAGGCATGAGATTATTGCTTTCTGATTCACGCAGCAGCCGGCAGATTTCAAAACCGCTGATGTCCGGCATGACGACGTCCAACAAGAGAAGATCCGGCTTTTCTTCCTGCACAAGACGCAGCCCCTCTTCACCGTTGATCGCCCGAATCACGTCATACCCGGCCGGTGTTAAGGCGATTGCGATGACTTTGGCATAAAAATTACTGTCGTCTATCAGCAGAATTTTTTTCTTTGTCAAATAACCCACCACACTTCTTTCAGCACATGCCTTATATATCGGATGAATTTTCCATAACAATATGATAATAGTTGAGAAAATTATTAATATTTTCATATCTGTAAATTTAAGGGCATGTCGGTACAAAATAACCGACAAAATTGTTCTAAAATATTGCGCTTAAAAAAGACGGTCAGTATAATTAGGCCTATGAGATTTTGAAGGACAGGGTGATCGATGGATGCCGGAGCAGGGCGCAAAAAGAACCGTTAAGGATCTTCAGCGGCGGGTTGATGACTATTTCTCAGAGTGTTCGGCGAAAAAGATTTACCCCGATGAAGCGGGCCTTATCTTGTTTCTCGGCTTTGACAAAGAGACGTATGAGCGCTGTTTGAGCGGGAAGATGGGAAAAGGCAATGCCGACTGCCTGAAAAAAGCAGCGCTCCGGCGCGAGAGCATTATCGTTCGGGAATTGTACGGTACAGACAAAGCGGCGACTGGGAAAATATTTCTGGCGCGCCAGGCCGGAAACGGCGGACTGACGGACAAGATGAGAGAGGACACAAATCACGTCACAATTGATGTTCGTTTCAACGGCGGCGAGAAAGGGTTGTTTGATTAAGGAGTGTGATGATGACAGAGGCGGTGACCGCCGTAATCCGACATGACGAGGCACTTTGTCCGCATTGCCTGAAAAGGTTGTGTCGTCTTGAAAAAGGGGGGCGGGCAAACGGCGTTGAACTGTGGTGCAAGGTCTGCCGGGCACCAATTATGCTGACATTTAATTGGGACTAAAAAAAGAATACAGAGCCTGAGAGCCGATAGACCGGTTGGGGGAACCCAACCGAACTGTCGGCTTTTTTGATTAGTTTACGCAGGGGGCTTTCATGGCACGGAGAAAAAAATTAAGTTCCGGCGAGATCGTTGTTAACCTTGGCGAGGCTAATCCGAAGCAGCTTCTTTTCTACAAAAGTCGGACACTTTATACGGCCTACGGCGGGGCCAAGGGCGGCGGCAAAACACATGCCATCCGCATCAAAGCCGTCGGCGGGGCTATTCGTTGGCCGGGCATCAGAATACTCATCATTCGACGGACGTATCCGGAACTTCAGCAAAATCACATTGAGCCCATTTTAAAGCTTGTTCCGTCGGAGCTGGCAACTTATAACGGCACGCTGCACACCCTTTATTTTATAGACGGCTCAATGATCAAGTTTGGTCATTATCAAAGCGCGACTGCCGAGCAGGAATATCAGGGGCAGGAATATGACTGGATCTTCATGGATGAGGCCACGCAGTTTACAGAGCAGGAATTCCGGTATCTCGGCGGCTGCTTACGCGGTGTTAACGAGATTCCGAAAAGGTTTTACCTCACCTGCAATCCTGGTGGCGTCGGTCACCAATGGGTCAAGCGGCTGTTTATCGACCGGCGATTTAAGACGGCAAGCGCAAACCCCGAGGAAAACGAGCAGCCTGAGGATTACACCTTTATTTTTGCCTCGGTGGAGGACAACACGCACCTCATAAAGTCGTCCCCGGCCTACCTTTCCATGCTGTCAAACCTGCCGGAAAACAGGCGGCGCGCTTATCGATATGGCGAGTGGGATGCGCTGTCCGGCACGTATTTCTCGGAATTCTCAACAGCCAGGCATGTTATAAAACCGTTTGTCATCCCTGACGGTTATCTGCGCTACAGGGCATTTGACTATGGCCTTGATATGCTGGCCTGCTGCTGGATTGCCGTCGATGAGACGGGGCGGTGCTATGTGTACAGAGCGCTGAAAAAGGCAGGGCTCGTTGTATCCGAGGCGTCTGCCGTGATCCGGGAGGCAACGCTTTATCAGGAGCAGATCGCCGTTACCTATGCACCGCCGGATATGTGGAACCGGCAAAAAGACAGTGGTAAAACGATGGCGGAACTCTTTTTCTCAAACGGTGTGCCAATTATCCGCGCTGACAGCAGCAGGGTTCAAGGACATATGCAAATAAAGGAAATGCTCATGGACCGGACGGACGGCAGGCCGGGGCTTCTCATCTTCGACACCTGCCGGGGCCTTATCGAGGATATACAAGCTATTCTGGCCGATGAAGCCAATCCAAATGACTGCGCGCGGCAGCCACATGACATCACACACAGCGTCGACGCGCTGCGGTACTTCTGTGTATCGCGCTATTTAACGCCGGAGATGAAAATCGACACCCGGCTCGGGCAAGAAACGGCAGAATACTCGATGTTTATGACAGGCGGGGAGTTGAGAAGCGGATATTTATATGATGCCTAAGCGC belongs to Oscillospiraceae bacterium CM and includes:
- a CDS encoding response regulator encodes the protein MTKKKILLIDDSNFYAKVIAIALTPAGYDVIRAINGEEGLRLVQEEKPDLLLLDVVMPDISGFEICRLLRESESNNLMPIIMLTGQDNHEDMLIGLELGADDYIVKPFDNRELVSRVKNTLRRIDRNRDANPLTGLPGNLEIQRELESRIQKAAPFAAIYADLDNFKAYNDVYGFSKGDSAIKLTADILHDAAKGCDSSAFVGHIGGDDFIVIIDPFCAEMICKDIIEKFDFRIRALYEPTDLENGFIVTYSRQGNKTVYPIMTISLGIVTNEYRTFSTFLEVSDIAAELKKKAKSMRGSSFVKDMRRQSTPHMDHAG
- a CDS encoding phage terminase large subunit, with the translated sequence MARRKKLSSGEIVVNLGEANPKQLLFYKSRTLYTAYGGAKGGGKTHAIRIKAVGGAIRWPGIRILIIRRTYPELQQNHIEPILKLVPSELATYNGTLHTLYFIDGSMIKFGHYQSATAEQEYQGQEYDWIFMDEATQFTEQEFRYLGGCLRGVNEIPKRFYLTCNPGGVGHQWVKRLFIDRRFKTASANPEENEQPEDYTFIFASVEDNTHLIKSSPAYLSMLSNLPENRRRAYRYGEWDALSGTYFSEFSTARHVIKPFVIPDGYLRYRAFDYGLDMLACCWIAVDETGRCYVYRALKKAGLVVSEASAVIREATLYQEQIAVTYAPPDMWNRQKDSGKTMAELFFSNGVPIIRADSSRVQGHMQIKEMLMDRTDGRPGLLIFDTCRGLIEDIQAILADEANPNDCARQPHDITHSVDALRYFCVSRYLTPEMKIDTRLGQETAEYSMFMTGGELRSGYLYDA